CAGCTGCCGCCGGAGGAGGGCGATCTCCTCATCGGCCTCGCTGGTCACGCACGGGCCCGGAACTCACACACCAGCACGCAGTCGGCCGCGCCGTCCTGCTGGCAGCGGGGCTGGGTGATGGAGACGTCCTCGCCGAAGTGCTCGGCCGCTCCGGCGATCATGCCCTCGGCGAACGCGCACATCCGGCGGTCCGAGCCGTAGCCGATCCGGAGCGTCGAGGGCCCGGACCGTTCGAACTCGAAGGTGGGCGGGTTCGCCTCGGCGTGCAGCTTGCGCACCTCGGTGTGGATGACGTCGTTGAGGGTGAGCAGGAAGTCCACCGTGTGCGCGTGCGGCTCGAAGAACTGGGGGTACCGCTCGGCCAGCGCGACGATCGCGTGGCGACCGAACGCCCGCTGGACCTCGGCCCCGGTGCTGTCCTGGTCCTCGGCGAAGGCGCCCACCAGCGTGGCGAGCTCGGCGTCGCGGTAGGTGCCGAGCGACGTGTAGCCGCCGGTGAGGTCCGCGTCGGTGAGGAGCTGGTCCCACACGCGCTCGCCGCCCCGGCCGACCACGAGCTCCTCGAACAGATTGAAGATGATGCCCTTCATCCGAGACCCCTGATCGATACGCCCCCGTATTGAATGAATGTCAGTTCGCGATCATAGGACCCCGCCGGGGTGAGCAGGCGGCCGTGCGGGCGAGTGTCTCGAAGGTGTGGCCGCGGCACCGGTCCTCTGTCAGTCTTCGGGGCGTGAAGGCCTTCCGCTGCCGGGTCTGCGACAACCCGCTGCACTTCGAGAACTCCGTCTGCGTCTCCTGCGGCACCGCGCTCGGCTTCTCGCGCTCCGAGCGCGCGATCGTGCCGCTCGACGACACCGGCCGGTACGTCGATCCCGCGGGGCTGGTCTGGCACGTCTGCGCCAACCTGAACCTCAGCGGCTGCACCTGGCTGGCGCCGGTGGAGGGCGCGTCCTGCTTCGCGTGCGGCCTGACCCGGACCCGCCCGAGCGACCACGACCTCGAGGGGTTGGCGAACTACCCGCTTGCCGAGCAGGCCAAGAGGCACCTGGTCTTCGAGCTCGACGGGCTCGGCTTCCCCGTGGTCGGCAAGGACCCCGCGACGGGCGGCGACGAGGAGAACGGCCTCGCCTTCGACCTGCTCTCCTCCAGCAACGGCGAGGACGTGACGATCGGCCACGAGAACGGCGTCGTCACCATCGACCTCGCCGAGTCCGACGACGCCTACCGCGAGAAGATCCGCGCCCAGCTGGCCGAGCCCTACCGGACGATGCTCGGCCACTTCCGGCACGAGGTCGGGCACTACTACGAGTGGCAGCTGGTCCGCGGCGACGAGCGGTTCACCCGCTGCCGGGAGCTGTTCGGCGACGAGTCGATCGACTACGCGGCCGAGCTCCAGCGGCACTACGAGCAGGGCCCGCCCGACGGCTGGGAGCAGTCGCACATCTCGACGTACGCGACGATGCACCCCTTCGAGGACTTCGCGGAGACCTGGGCGCACTACCTGCACATCTGCGACACCATCGAGACCGCCGGCGAGTACGGCCTGACCGCGGTGTCCTCGCCCGCGCTGTTCTCGTCGTTTCGCGACCTCGTCGTGGGCATCTGGGTGCCGCTGTCGATCGCGCTGAACATGATCAATCGCAGCATGGGCAAGGACGACCTCTACCCGTTCGTGATCCCCGCGCCGGTGCTCGACAAGCTCGACTTCGTGGCCTCGCTCGCCGACCGCCCGGACAGCCCGTAGCCGTCAGCGCGGGTGCAGGAAGCCCCGGACCTTCGGGGTGCCGCGCCGCGTCCAGCGGAGGTGCGCGGCGTACAGCGACCGCTTCGGGTGCATGCCGCGCGACCGGTTGATGTGGAACGACGGCGGGCAGGGCAGGTGGCCCCAGCACGTCCAGCCGTGGAAGAACACCAGCGGCTGCTCGTGCTTGCGGGTCACCACGTCGGCGCCGCCCGGGCCGCAGACGCCCATGCGGGAGCGGCGCAGGAGCAGGTGTGGGCGGCGGTGGCCCCAGTGGAGCAGGCGGTGCGACCGGCGCCAGGTGGTCCGGTAGTGGCACCCGCCGTAGAAGCCCTCGGACGTGAACAGCACGAAGTGCTGGTGGCGACGGACCAGGACGGGGTTCTCGATGATGCCGCGGGCGCGGACCAGCTGGCGGCTGTGCGCGTGCCGGGCCACCCGGGCGCCACGGCTGGTCAGCCGGACGATCCGGATGCTCGAGGGGTAGCCCTGCGTCTTGTAGAGCAGGTAGCGGCTGCCGCCGGCGCCGCGGAAGCCGGAGGGGTCGATGACGCCGGAGCGCGGCATGTGCCGGCCGCGGTGCCGCAGCTGGTCCCACGCCCGCGGGGCGTCGGCCCCGCGCGGGCAGACGAGCGGACGTCGGCCGACGGAGCGGAACGTGCCGAGCGCGCTGTGCGAGGTGGCCACGCCGATGCAGCGGGCGCCGCGGCCGAGGCCGCGGACCGGGGCGGAGTAGTAGAGCAGCCAGCGATGCCGGACCTTGACCATGTCGGAGGCCCAGATCTCCTGGTTCACGCTCCAGCGGGGCAGCTTGAGCATGGCGCGGCGCCGCATCGTCCACGGGCCGGTCGGGCTGGTGGCGGTCGCACGTGGGGCGCCGCGGCCGGTCGACACGGCGACGTACCCCCCGCCGTACCGCGTCACCGACGGGTCGGCGAAGCCGCGCTGGTGCAGCAGCGGATGGGCGCGCAGCGGGCGTTCGGTGGAGGGTCGCGCGCTCGCGCCGGACTCCAGCCCGGTGGCGAGGAGTGCCGCCAGGATGATGATGATCGTCGTCGCCAGAAGTGCACGACGGGCCGGAACGGCCCCGTTCCCCCACTGCATGTGCTGCCGTCCCAAGAGTGTTGCTGTGCTGATGCCGAGGGCAGAAGGATCCCCCGAGACGGACCGGCTGTCGCGCGAATCGCCGAGTCGAGACAATGGTGTGACCAACGGGCGGAGGAGGGGGGTACGTCGATGGGTGCTGGCCACGGCCATGCCCACGGTTCGGGGCACGCCGCCGGTCGCGCCGAGGACCGCGGCCGGCTCCGGCTCGTGCTCGCGATCACCCTCGCCGTGCTGGTCGTCGAGCTCGTGGGTGCCTGGGTCGCGGGCTCGCTCGCGCTGCTCGCCGACGCCGGCCACCTCGCCACCGACGCGGCCGCCATCGTGCTCGCGCTGGGCGCCTCACTGGTGGCGACGCTGCCGGGCGGGCCGCGCTCGACGTTCGGCTACCACCGCGCCGAGATCCTGGCCGCGCAGCTCAACGCCCTGGTCCTGCTGGGGGTCTGCGGCTACCTCGCGTACGCCGGGGTTGCCCGTCTCGTCGACCCGCAGACCGTCCGGGCCGGCCCGATGATGGCCTTCGCCGCGGTCGGGCTGGTCGCCAACGGCGTCGCGATGTCGATCCTCGCCGGGTCGACCACCGGCTCGCTCAACCTGCGCGGCGCGGCCACCGAGGTCCTCGCCGACCTCGTCGGGTCGGCGCTGGTGCTGGCCGCGGGCGCGGTCATCTGGTTCACCGGCTTCCAGCGCGCCGACCCGCTCGCCTCGCTGTTCATCGCGGTGCTGATCCTGCCCCGCTCGGTCGGGCTGCTCCGGGAGTCCACGTCGGTGCTCCTCGAGATCGCCCCGGCCGGGCTCGACCTCGCCGACGTACGCCGCCACCTGCTCGAGGTGCCCGGTGTTGTCGACGTCCACGACCTGCACGCCTGGACGATCACCAGCGGGATGCCCAGCCTGTCGGCCCACGTGACCGTCACCGACGCGGCCCTGGACGAGCACGGGGTCGGCGCGATCCTGGACCGGCTCTGCCACTGCACCGCGGAGGTGTTCGACGTCCGGCACGCGACCTTCCAGGTCGAGCCGGTGAGCCACCGGGAGCACGAGGACCTCGGCGAGGCCCACTGACGCGCTCGTGTCGGCGGTCGGGGATCATCGTCCGGTGCGCGTTCTCGAGACCAACTACCTGGTGCCGGACGGGCCCTTCCTGCTCCTGCTGGTGGTGCCGCTGGTCTTCCTCCTGATCCTGCCGCTGGGCCAGGCCCTGCACCGCGGCCGGCTCGGCTGGGCCGTGGCGATCGTGCTGCTCTCGCCGTGGGCCGGGATCTGCTGGTGGCTGTTCGGGCGGCGGAAGGCCGTCTCGACTTCGTGACCGGTGTGGCGCCCGGTCGCCGTCCGTGCGGGGTGGAATCATCGGCGTCGTGGGTGACATGGACTGCGACAACTGCGGCGCGACGATGCGGTGGGAGACCTCCCACTCGCGGTGCGACCGCTGCGGCTACATCCGTCCGTGCTGCGAAGGCGCCCCTGTGACCGCGAGCTGCGTGGTCCCGAGCGCCCAGTAGGCCTTCGCCTCGATACCCGTTGAGTCGGCGCAACTGCCTGCGGGACTGGCGCCCGCGCGCGTAGCCGACCGTCTCCCGGCGTCCAGGACCTCCGCTTCGCTCCGGCCGCTGCGCGGCGGCTTCGCCGTCCTTGACCCCGGGACCCGGACGGTCGGCTGTGCGGCGCGCTGTCGGCACGGGCTCCGCCCGCGCCGCCCGCATGCGCGGACGCACACCACCGTTGGTTGAGGTGTGAGCGAGCGTCAGCGAGCGAGCCTCGAAACCCGGTGAGTCGAGGATCGACGCTGATCGAAAACAATTGCGAATAGTGTCTCCTATGGTGGAATATCCGCTGGTCAGCGAGGTCTGACTGTCGGTGGGCTCTGGTTGAGTCAGGTCATGGAGCAGCCGACGACTTCCCTGACCACACCCGCGGGTGTGGTCGCGGACGCGGGCGGGCTGCTGGCCTCGCTGGGTGAGGTGTTGTGGGCCGCGCGAGGCTCGCACGAGCTGGTCGGGACGCTGGAGGAGCTGGAGACAGTGCGGTCGCAGCTGGCGGCGGTGGAGCTGGCGGTGCTGGCCGAGATCGACGCCCGGGAGGTGGCCAAGACCGAGCTGGGCTGGGGCTCCACGGCCGACTGGTTCACCCACCTGGCGGGGCTGTCCCGACGTGAGGGTCACCGGATGCTCCGGCACGCGGTCGCGCTGGCCGAGCGGCCCGCGACCCGGGCCGCGCTGGTCCAGGGAGCGGTGTCCCCGGAGCAGGTCGGGGTGGTGCTCGACGCGGTGGACAAGCTCCCGACGGCCGAGTCGGTCCGGGCCCGGGGTGAGGCGTTCCTGCTGGAAGAGGCGGGGCGGCTGAACGCGACCGACCTGGCGAGGGCCGCGCGGCACCTGGTCGAGGTCGCCGACCCCGAGAGGGCCGAGCGTGAGGCCGAGCGGGCGCTGGACCGCGACGACCGGGCCGCGCACCTGGGCCGGTTCCTGGCGATCACCGAGGACGGCGCGGGCGGGGTCCGGCTCAAGGGCCGCGGGACCGTGGAGGATGCGGCGGTGATCCGGGCGGCGCTGCTGCCGTTGACCACCCCGGCCCCGGCCATGGACACAGGGATGGACCCCGAGACGTGTGAGGAGGGCCGGGATCCCCGTGACCACGGCGCCCGGATGTGGGACGCCCTCGTCCAGACCGCCCAGCACGCGCTGGACACCGACCTGCCGCCGGAGTGCCACGGCGCCCGGCCCCGGGTCGCGGTCACCACCCGCCTGGACGTGCTCCGCGGCCGGATCGACTGGGCCACCCTCGGCACGAGCGGAGCCGCGACCACCGAGGACGGTCTCGAGCTCGCCCCCTCGGTCGTCCGGCGGCTCGCCTGCGACGCCGACATCATCCCGGTCGCCCTGGGCGGCAAGGGCGAGGTCCTCGACGTGGGCCGGACCTGCCGGCTGGTCACCCCGGCGATCTGGCGAGCCTTGGTCTGCCGGGACCGGCACTGCGTCTTCCCGGGCTGCACTCGTCCGCCGGTGATGTGCCACGCCCACCACATCGTGCACTGGGCCGACCACGGCCCGACCTGTCTGGCCAATCTCGTGTTGTTGTGCGGCCACCACCACCGCGTCATCCACCACACCCCCTGGCAGGTCCGGCTCAACCCCCACGACGGCAAACCCGAGTTCCTCCCACCACCCAGACGCGGCCGACCGGCAGTCGAGTGGATCCGGAACAGACCCAGGCGGGAGTGAGCGTCAGCCCTGCGCCGCGAGCCGCACGTGCGTGTTGGCCGAGCCGTAGCCGTCGTACCCACCTCGGCGCTCGAGCAGCTCGACGTAGAAGCCGGTCTCCAGCCACGCCGTGTAGGCGTGCAGCAGCTCACCGCCGTGCGCGTCGCGGTCGTAGAGCAGGCCGTGCTCGCGCAGCGACGCGAGCAGCTCCGGCGCCAGGGCGAAGCGGGCGTCGAGGTCGACGTAGTAGTTGTCCGGGACCGGCATCATCGGCACGCCGTTGGACCGCAGCGCCCGTACGCCGGCGGCGACGTCTTCACACCCGAACGCCACCTGCGTGACGCCCAGCCGCGGCGCCGACCCCGCCCGCACGTCCTCGACGTTGAGCACGACCCGCAGGTCGCCCTCGGCCGGTCGCAGCGCGCGGCTGCGCAGCCGGCCCTGCGGCTCCATGAACTCCTCGACGGCCCCGGGCGTGAGGTCGAGGACGGTGCGCAGGAAGCCGATCTCCTCGTTGAGCTGGGTGGCAGGCACACCGATCCCGACGTGGTCGATGCCGCGCCAACCGTCAGGGGCGGCACCCGTGGGCTCGAAGTCGTGCTGCCAGTCGTCCTCCCCGGCCGCCGCGCTGACGAAGACGTGCAGCCCGGAGGGAGAGGTGATGCCGGGAAGCAGCGCCTCGCCCGTGCCACGGGTCCGGTCGACCTCTGGCCAGAGCAGCGCCTTGGCGCGGGCGGCTACGGCCTCGACGGGCGGGGCGACGACACCGAGCGCGCAGGTGCCGGCGGGCTGGGAGCCCGACTCGTTGACGACGACGTGCGCGTCGCCGTGGCGCCACCAGGTCACCGGCTTGGTGCGGTGCCGGCCGGCCACCGTGAAGCCCAGCCCGGTGAGCAGGTTGGGCACGACGGGGGACGCCGAGGCGATCTCGAGGAAGGCGGCGTCGACCCGCGGCGCGGGCGGCGGTGCGGCAGCAACCATTCGCGCGGCGGGTTTGGTTGCCAGCTCACCGCTCACCTGGTCCTCGAGGAACAGCAGCGACCGCATCGCGTCGCGGGCAGTCTCGACGGGGTCCGTCTCACGCACCACGTCGCTGAACACCTCCAGGGACAGCGGGCCGTCGTAGCCGGCGGCGAGGGTGGCGGCGACGACGCCGGTGACGTCGAGCGTGCCCTGCCCGGGGAAGCAGCGAAAGTGTCGGCTCCACTCGAGCACGTCCATGTCGAGCAGCGGCGCGTCCGCGACCTGGAGGAAGCCGATGCGGTCGCCCGGGATCCCGGCCAGCGCCGATCCGTCGTCGCCGCGCGCGAGCATGTGGAAGGTGTCGACCGCCAGCGTCACCGCCGGGTGGTCCGCCGCCACGACCGCGTCCCACGACTGGCCGACCCGGTGGACGTGACGCCCCCAGGCGAGCGCCTCGAAGGCGATCGTCACGCCGTGCTCGGCGGCCAGGACGCCGAGTCCGTGCAGCTGCGACGCCAGCAGGTCGGGGTCGGCCGGCGCGTCCGGCAGCACGGTCGAGCAGACCAGGACGGTCGAGGTGCCGAGCTCGTCCATCACGCCGAGCTTGGTGCGGAAGCGATGCAGCGCGGCGTCGTACGCCGTGGGGTCGATGCCCGCGACGTCGCGCACCGGCTGGAACAGGTCGATGGTCAGCCCCAGGTCGGCGCAGCGGGCCGCGACCTGGCGCGGGCTGAGACAAGAGGCGATCAGGTCGTTGTCGAAGACCTCGATCCCGTCGAAGCCCGCCGCCGCGGCCGCCGCGAGCTTGTCCTCCAGCCGCCCGCTCAGCGAGACCGTCGCGATGCCCCGGCGCATCAGGCCGCCGTGCCCGTCAGCTCGGCGAAGTGCCGGGCGATCCGCTCGGCGTCGGGCACCCTGCCGGTGAAGTACTCGAACGCCCCCACTGCCTGGTGCACCGCCATCCCGCCTCCGGGCACGACCCGGCAGCCCCGCTCGCGGGCCAGCCGGACCAGCTCGGTCTCGAGGGGGAAGTAGACGACGTCGGAGACCCACAGGCCGTCGTGGACGAGCCGCCCCGGCACGGCCATCCCGGGGTGTCCGAGCATCCCGATCGGCGTCGCGTTGACCAGGCCCTGCGCCTCGGCGAGCGCCCGCTCGAGGTCGCGCACGGCGGTGACCCGCTCGTCGCCGAACCGCTTCGCGAGGCGTACGGCGCACGCGTCGGCGCGCTCCGGGTCGCTGTCGAGGACGGCGACGTGCTCGGCCCCCTGCTCGAGCAGCCCGTAGCCGACCGCCACGCCCGCGCCGCCGGCGCCGACCAGGACGGCCCGGTCCTCGACCCGGTCGGGCAGCACCTGGCGGAAGGCCCTGCCGTAGCCGGACCAGTCGGTGTTGCGTCCGAGCATGCGGCCGTCGCGGAACACCACGGTGTTGACGGCGCCGAGGTCGGCCGCGTCGTCGGACAGCTCGTCGAGCAGCGGCACGACCGCCTGCTTGAACGGGTGCGTGACGTTGAGGCCGTCGAAGCCGAGCCGCCGCGCCCACGTCAGCAGCTCGGGCAGGTCGTCGGCACCGAAGCCCATCCGGTCGGCGTCGAGCAGCCGGTAGCTCAGGTGCAGGCCGCTCTCGCGGCCCTCGCGCTCCTGCATGGCCGGGGTCAGCGAGGCGCCGATGCCCTGGCCGACGAGGCCGAGGAGGTAGCTGTGCCGCTCAGGCGCGGGCGAGGTCATGGAGCTGCCTTTCGGAGCAGAGGGAGGAGCAGAGGGCGGCGACGTGGCGGACGGCGTAGGCGTAGCCGTCCGGCCCGCAGCCGGCGATGACGGCGTCGGCGACGCCCGAGACGTACGACGTGTGCCGGAACGGCTCGCGCGCGTGGACGTTGGTGAGGTGCACCTCGACGACCGGCCCGGGGACCGTGGCGAGGGCGTCCCGCAGGGCGACGGAGGTGTGGGTCAGCCCGGCGGCGTTGACGACGACGCCGGCCGACCCCCGGGCGGCCTGCACCTGGTCGACCAGGACGCCCTCGTGGTTGGTCTGGTGGAACTCCACCCGGTGGCCCAGCCCGGCCGCCGTGCGGTGGCAGAGCTCCTCGACGTCGGCCAGCGTGGCCGTGCCGTAGAGGCCGGGCTCGCGGGTGCCGAGCAGGTTGAGGTTGGGTCCGTTGAGGACCGTGATGGTGCCCATGACGACGACCGGCGGCCGGGTCAGAGCGCCGGGACGGCGACGCGGGCGTCGACGGGCGCCGTACGCCGGCCGATGTCGCGGGTCGCGATCCGGTGGGTGTTGCTCGGCCCGGACAGGACCGCGATCGCCGAGACGACGCAGGCGCCGGCGGCGAACGCCGCGACCTTCCACCAGTTGCCGGCCTCACCGGCCATGATCCAGCCGGCGATCGTGGGCGTGAAGCCGGCCAGGGCGAAGCCGAACTGCGTGCCCACCGCCATCCCGGAGAGGCGGACGCTGGTGGGGAAGTACTCCGCGTAGGTCGCGGGCCACACCGCGTTGGGCATCGAGTAGACGACGCCGGCCAGCGCGACGCCGAGCAGGAAGACGAGCGGGGTGTTGCCGGTGGAGATCGCGCCGAGGAACGCCGTGACGAGGACGGCGGTGCCGATGAGGCCGGTGACGAAGACCGGCTTGCGGCCGATCCGGTCCGAGAGCCGCGCCCAGAAGGGGATGGTGCCGATCGCGACCAGGTTGGCGACGATCGCGAGCCAGAGCATGGCGGTCGAGCTGATGCCGACGCCGTAGTCGTCGGAGGTGGCGAAGTTCAGCGCGAAGACCTGGAAGGTCGTGTTGACCATGGCGATGAAGGCGGCGAAGAAGACCCGCAGCACGCCGCGCCAGTGGTGGCGGAAGAGCAGCCCGAGCGGGGTGTGCGACGCGGCGGTGGTGATGTCGGACCGCTGGTCGGTCGCGGACTGGGCCTCGAACTCGGGGGTCTCGTCCAGGCTGCGGCGGATCTTGAGGCCGGCGAAGACCACGATCGCGCTGACCCAGAAGGGGATCCGCCAGCCCCAGGCGAGCAGCTGGTCCTCGGACAGCACGGCCGCGAGCGGCAGGAACACCGCCGGCGCCAGCACCTGCCCGCCCTGCGTGCCGCTGAGGGTGAAGCTGGTGAAGAACCCGCGCCGGTCGTCGGGCGCGTGCTCGAAGGACATCGAGTTGGCGCCGGCCTGCTCGCCCGCGGCGGAGAGGCCCTGGAGCAGGCGGAGCAGGACGAGCAGGGCCGGGGCCAGCAGCCCGACCTGCTTGTACGTCGGGAGGCAGCCGACGAGGAACGTCGAGATGCCCATCAGGAGCAGGGTGCCGACCATGACCTTCTTGCGGCCGAGCCGGTCGCCGACGTGGCCCATGAAGAACGAGCCGATCGGGCGGGCGACGTACGCGACGCCGAAGGTGGCGAAGGCGGCGATGGTCGCGGCGGAGTCGTTGCCCTCCGGGAAGAAGACCTTGGGGAAGACCAGCGCGGCCGCGGTGCCGTAGATCGCCAGGTCGTAGTACTCCAGGGCGCTGCCGCTCCAGGCGGCGAGGGCCGCCTTGCCGGGCGTGCGGCGGCGCGACGGCTCGAGGCCGGCCTGCTGGTGGTCCGTGGTGGTCATGGCACCTGTCCTTCGATGGTCACCCTGCTCTGCCAGGGGGGATGCCGTCGAGTGTTGGAGTGGCCGCCGTCACATGGCAAGCGTTTGCCATTATTTGCCACACTGGGGCCATGAGGCACCTCCGATGACGTCCGGACAGCCCCGGCGGCGGGCCACGATCACCGACGTGGCCGAGGCGGCCGGCGTGGCCGCGTCCACGGTGTCGCGTGCGTTCACCCGTCCCGGACGCGTCAACCACGCGACCCGCGAGCACGTGCTGGCGGTCGCCGAGGAGCTCGGCTACACCCCGAACCCCGCGGCCCGCGCGCTGGAGTCCGGCCGCACCAACACCCTCGGCCTGCTCGTCCCCGACATCACCAACCCCTACTTCGCGGGCGTGATCAAGGGCGCCGAGCGGGCGGCCACCGCGGCCGGCCTGACGCTGGTGCTGGGTGACACACAGGAGAACCCCGCCACCGAGGAGCAGCTCGTACGACGCCTCGGCCCGGCCGTGGACGGCTTCGTGCTCAGCGCCTCGCGGCTGCCCGATGACGAGCTGCGCCGGGCGGCCGAGCTCTGCCCGATCGCACTGATCAACCGGGCCACCCCGGGCGTCGCGTGCATCGTGGCCGACTACGACACCGGCACCCGCCAGATCGTCGACCACCTCGCGAGCCTGGGACACCGGGGCTTCGTCTTCCTCGGCGGACCGCCGGAGTCCTGGTCCGGCGCCCGTCGCTGGTCGGGGCTGCGGGCTGCGGCCCAGGCCCACGGCATGGTCGCGACCCGGTTCGGGCCGTACGCACCGACCCTGGCCGGCGGCCCGGCGGCTGCCGATGCGGTGCTCGCCTCGGAGGCCACGGCCGTCGTGGCGCACAACGACATGCTCGCCATCGGCGTGATGCGCCGGCTGGCGGAGCGGGGCGTCGACGTGCCCGGCCAGGTGAGCGTCGTGGGGTTCGACGACATCTTCGGCGCCGACTTCTGCAACCCCGCCCTCACGACGCTGGCCGAGCGCACCGAGGACGCCGGCTCCCGCGCGATCGAGGCGCTGGTGCAGCAGACGCACGCGCGGATCGAGCATCCGGCTGCGCGGGTGCTGCCGACGCAGCTCGTGGTGCGGGCCTCGACGGGCCGGGTCAGGCGCGCGTCGCCGCGGCGTCGAGCTTGACCAGGGTCTCCTCGATGGCGCGCTGGTTCTTCGCCGGGTAGCCCAGCAGCCGGAACGCCAGCCGCCCGGCCGCGGGGTAGCGGCTGTCGTCCCAGGTCTCGGTGACGCGGGTGCCGCCCTCGACGGGCTCGAGCTCGTAGCGCCAGCGGTGCAGCCCGACGTGGCGCCACGCGATCAGCCGGCCCTCCTCGAACTCCACCACCCGGTTGCGGATCCGGTAGGGCACCCCGCGGTGCATGTCCATCCCGAAGCGGGCGCCCAGGCTCAACCGTTCGGGACCCGAGATCGAGGCGAGGACGGTGCCGGAGCCGTCGATCAGCGGGTGCTGCCGCGGGTCGGCGAGGATCGCGAAGATCGCCTCGGGCGGGGCCGCGATGGTGGTGCTGGCCTGGACGGTGCTCATGCCCCGACGGTAGCCGCCGGGGATCAGCCGGTCGGCGGGGCCGTCGGCGACTCGGTGGGGAAGTCGCCGCCGCCGTCCTTCGACGGGGTGGTGGCGGGCAGGAACAGGGCGGTGCCGTCGTAGAGCAGGACGCCGCCCCAGTCGTTGAGCGCCATCGGCGCGCCGCCGGTGTCGCCCGCGACGTCCTCGCCGGTGACCCCGTCGAGCACCACGCCCTGGCCCGAGTCGAGCAACCCGTAGACCAGGTTGCCGCGGACCGCCGTCACGATCGGCGCGAACCGGTTGGCCGTGGGCAGCGACCACACACGCCGGTTGGTCGCGAGGTCCCAGCCGACCACCCGGTCGGCGTCGCCCTGGTCGTTGTCGGCCAGCGTGCAGACGGTGACGGTGCCGGTGGTCGGCGTGCAGGACCAGTCCCAGGCGGTGGCCGGGACGGGCCTGGACGGCGTGCCGTCGGCCAGTCGGAGCCGGGTGACGGTGGCGTCGGGGAAGACGTTGTCGTCGCGGGCGATGGTCACCGTGTCGTCGGTGGTGCCCACGGCGGTGGCGCCGAGCGTGCCGGGCAGGGCGGCCCACTGGCGTCGGCCGGTCCGCAGGTCGAGCGCCTCGACGCGTCCGGCCACCTCGGTCGTGCCGGTGTCGACGACGACCAGGTCGTCGGTCGCGGTGAGGACCTGGGCGGGACGGGCCTGCCAGGGGCGGGCCCGGTTGGCCAGGTCGACCACGACGGCCGTGTGGCTGCTGCCGGCGCCCGGCACCCACGAGTCCAGCACGACGCGGTCGCCCTCGACTCCGGCGATTCGGGCAGTCGCGTCGCTCGCGGAGCCGCCGGGGTCCTGCGGCAGGGTGGCCGTGACGGTCTCGGCGATCTCGCCGGTCTCGAGGTCGAAGCGCTGCACGGCGTAGTGCTCCCGGCCGACCGCGGTGCCCGACCCGGCGTCGGTCGAGACCTCCAGCGTGTAGCCCACGCCCGCCGGCGGGTCGGTCCACAGGTCGGTGAAGCGGTCCTCGGCCGCCGACAGGGAGTACGCCGTGTCGAGGTCGGGCAGCGATCGCGCGACGACCGTCGAGTCGGTCATCGTCAGCACGACGTCACGGCCGACCGCAGCGGTGCGCACGCCCTCCTCGGGGAAGCGCCGCTGGTCCTTCTCGGCGAAGGCGATCGGCGCGCTCGTCGGCGAGGCCGAGGCCACCGGGCCGGTCGGGCTCACCGAGGGGCCACCGGGCCGGGGCCGTGCGGCCGGGTCCTTGACCAGGCTGCAGCCGGACAGTCCGCTCGACAGGCCGCACGACAGGGCGAGCGCCACGAGCGATGTACCGATCAGGGAACGGGTGCGCAGGGTCCTGCTCGCCACCGCTCCACTC
The DNA window shown above is from Nocardioides ginsengisegetis and carries:
- a CDS encoding shikimate dehydrogenase, producing MTSPAPERHSYLLGLVGQGIGASLTPAMQEREGRESGLHLSYRLLDADRMGFGADDLPELLTWARRLGFDGLNVTHPFKQAVVPLLDELSDDAADLGAVNTVVFRDGRMLGRNTDWSGYGRAFRQVLPDRVEDRAVLVGAGGAGVAVGYGLLEQGAEHVAVLDSDPERADACAVRLAKRFGDERVTAVRDLERALAEAQGLVNATPIGMLGHPGMAVPGRLVHDGLWVSDVVYFPLETELVRLARERGCRVVPGGGMAVHQAVGAFEYFTGRVPDAERIARHFAELTGTAA
- a CDS encoding type II 3-dehydroquinate dehydratase, whose product is MGTITVLNGPNLNLLGTREPGLYGTATLADVEELCHRTAAGLGHRVEFHQTNHEGVLVDQVQAARGSAGVVVNAAGLTHTSVALRDALATVPGPVVEVHLTNVHAREPFRHTSYVSGVADAVIAGCGPDGYAYAVRHVAALCSSLCSERQLHDLARA
- a CDS encoding MFS transporter, producing the protein MTTTDHQQAGLEPSRRRTPGKAALAAWSGSALEYYDLAIYGTAAALVFPKVFFPEGNDSAATIAAFATFGVAYVARPIGSFFMGHVGDRLGRKKVMVGTLLLMGISTFLVGCLPTYKQVGLLAPALLVLLRLLQGLSAAGEQAGANSMSFEHAPDDRRGFFTSFTLSGTQGGQVLAPAVFLPLAAVLSEDQLLAWGWRIPFWVSAIVVFAGLKIRRSLDETPEFEAQSATDQRSDITTAASHTPLGLLFRHHWRGVLRVFFAAFIAMVNTTFQVFALNFATSDDYGVGISSTAMLWLAIVANLVAIGTIPFWARLSDRIGRKPVFVTGLIGTAVLVTAFLGAISTGNTPLVFLLGVALAGVVYSMPNAVWPATYAEYFPTSVRLSGMAVGTQFGFALAGFTPTIAGWIMAGEAGNWWKVAAFAAGACVVSAIAVLSGPSNTHRIATRDIGRRTAPVDARVAVPAL
- a CDS encoding LacI family DNA-binding transcriptional regulator; protein product: MTSGQPRRRATITDVAEAAGVAASTVSRAFTRPGRVNHATREHVLAVAEELGYTPNPAARALESGRTNTLGLLVPDITNPYFAGVIKGAERAATAAGLTLVLGDTQENPATEEQLVRRLGPAVDGFVLSASRLPDDELRRAAELCPIALINRATPGVACIVADYDTGTRQIVDHLASLGHRGFVFLGGPPESWSGARRWSGLRAAAQAHGMVATRFGPYAPTLAGGPAAADAVLASEATAVVAHNDMLAIGVMRRLAERGVDVPGQVSVVGFDDIFGADFCNPALTTLAERTEDAGSRAIEALVQQTHARIEHPAARVLPTQLVVRASTGRVRRASPRRRA
- a CDS encoding SRPBCC family protein, which translates into the protein MSTVQASTTIAAPPEAIFAILADPRQHPLIDGSGTVLASISGPERLSLGARFGMDMHRGVPYRIRNRVVEFEEGRLIAWRHVGLHRWRYELEPVEGGTRVTETWDDSRYPAAGRLAFRLLGYPAKNQRAIEETLVKLDAAATRA